GTCTTTGATGTACAATACGCCAAATGGAGCCTTCGAGACAAATATACCGTGGAATTTGCAATAACTGTATTTTACGTTTCAAACAACATAGAAAATAGAGATTTCTCGCCGAGAGACTATTATTCAAAATAGTGAAGCGGTCATTTACACAAGCAACCGACTTCAGACAACAAGATTTACCTGCTGCGCTCGCTGCGGTGCCGTAGCTCCTCGCGTGCTCGGCCTCCGGTGGCCTGAAATGCGTTGACGCCCGCGCTCTGTCGAGCTTAATTGGCGGGCGCAACGCAGCCACCTGCGGCACATCGATGGCGCGCCAATATGCGGCTTTCGCAAAAAGACTGCATTTATTGTGCGGCGCACCATCGACGTCAGGTAAATCCAACGTTGTGTGAAATCGGCGGGCAGAATTATTTGGTGAATCTATTTTGCTGATCTCGCGGCCAAAATACTTTGCATGTACAAAACTTGGAAATCGACAAGAGACAGACACGAAAAGAAGAGAGACGAATTAACCTACCTACGGAACAGGCAATGACATATTTCAAATATTTTAATTGCCCTGTCATTATTTGAAACAATCACGGCGCATGAGTCTATCGAAAAAAGGCACGTTTTTAATTGGCTTTCTGCTTAGTGTGCTACTAGGCGGTTGCGGGGCAACACCAGAGCAATTAAGACGCAGAGCAAGTTTTGATTTGGGCTGCGCGGAAGAAAAAATAGAATTGATTGAACTCGATTCTCGCACTACGGGAGTTTCAGGGTGTAACAAGAAAGCTACCTACATTGAATCGTGCGCGCAGAATACCATGTGGAAAGAAGGGCCTCCTGATTGCACTTGGGTTTTAAACTCCGACGCTCAGAAAGCAAAATAGCCCTCCGCCGACTTCACACAACAAAATTTACCCACTGCGCGCGCGACCACTCCGTTGGGTCGCGTGCTCGGCCTCGGTCGCCAGGAGTCGTTGACGCCCGACAAACGGGACGTTTGTTTGGTCGGGCGCAACGAGGCGACCTTCGGCAAATTCATGGTGCATCAAGCCACGGCTTTGGAATGAAAACTGCATTTGTTGTGCGACGCACCATGAACTTCGGGTAAATTCCACGTTGCCCGCCATGCCTATGCGTGGCCGAAAAATAGAAGAAGCACTGTGTGCAGTCGAGCTTGCGGCTTGCTATTTGGGTGAAGATTAGAGTTTGGCGGCTGGCGCAAGCACGACTGCTCGGTGGGCCCTCCTGGTATCGAGGTTCGTGAGCGTCAGAAATCCTACTATTTGTTCGAATTCGATATTGCGGCTTCGCAGGCCACGCATCGCGAGCTTGAGAGCAATAGGCCCCTGCCCGATCGATGCGACGTCGCGCTCGCGAGTCGGCACGGCGGGCAACAGATTTTACAAGCTGCGCCGCCATTCGCTACGCGAAAGGCGTGCTCGGTCTCGGCGACGAAGATGCGTCGACGCCCGCAGCTCAGTTGAGCTTTATTGGCGGGCGCGCCGCAGTCGCCTTCGACACAATTTGGGTTGCGCCGAAGACGGCACACCCCAAATCGTCTTGCAAAATCAAACGTTGTCTGAAATAATTGCGCCTTTGTTATTCGCCGACCTCCTGTCGGCGCTCCCACTTTGATTCAAGACATGGCTGCTTAGATTCAGCTACCGAAGATACTTGAAAAATTTCGTGTTAATTGTATGAATTGTCGTATCTCTAAGAACTGGCAGATAGCCTTCAAGCAGCTTAATGAACTCAGGGAGAAATGTTTCGCCTAATTGCACAATATTCTCTGCTAACCACTCAACCCCTGGCGTCTTCCTGATTCGCTCGTGATAATTGGCAATTAAGCCGTTTCGATGCACTTTAGCATTGCGAATTTCTTGATACGCAAGTATTTGAGGCCAGACTTCCTTATCCCAGTCGCTCATGCCCGACACTTTCCGAATATACTTTCTTGCCCTGGAGATACCTTTATCGTTCAAATCAGAAACTGCCACATCAATTTCAAAGACCTGCTGAATCACGTCACAGACTTTATGATATTCATTTTCGAATATGGAAAATAGCTGGGCCAGAGTCGCGCTCCGGAAGCGCTCTGGATAAATATCGGCAAAATGTTGCTCAGTTGAAGAATAGGCCTGAGCCTCAGCTTCAGAGAGAATATTAGATTCAGCATGGTTTCTTAGAAACGAAGCACGCTCTTTCATTGACCGTTCAGTGAAATTTATATATCTTTTATAATCCGTGAATAAAACCATTAAACGCATGTGGTCGCGAAGCGGATACAGGGCCATAGAAATTCTATGGTTTTCGTTCAGCTGATCATCAACCAGCCTATTTCCAGTAATATCGAACATGCAATTTCGATACGAAAAAGTTTCAAATACCTCAGGCGTAAAGCCCAGTTTAAGATCATATAAGGTTGGATATGCGCAATCGTTCCTTGTCGCCCGGCCGTCCTAGCCGGGCTCACAGGCGCAATTACTTCAGACAACAAATTTTACGCGCTGCGCCGCGACCACTTCGTTGGGTCGCGTGCTCGGGTCTCCGCGGCAAGGATCGCGGACGACGCGCACACCGGGAGGTGTGTTTTCGCGCGTCGCCGCGAGCCGCTACGACCACATTTTTTGACGCGAATCGGCTTTACAGATTGAATAATTGACACAAGCGTCAAAAAACGTCAGCGTAAAATCCACGTTAGGCGCAATAGGTAACCCATGAAAAAGCTTCCGATATTATTTTTGATTTTCTTAAGTATTGATTGTTCAGAACCTCAGGCTAAGAATTCGGCCGTGATTCCAGAGAAGGAGTTTCGAGATATAATCACACAAAGTCAGTTCTATTCGGGTGCCGGGGCTGGTTTTTTCCGCTTCGAATTAAAATTTACTAAAGACATGAAATATTCCCTCGCGTTTGCCGGTGGCCATACAGGTTGGGAATCGGCAGGTACATATGCGATTAAAAGCAACACGGCAATCCTAAATGTACAATCCTGTTCCGGAGATTTGATTTCGGCCGATGTATGCCAGAAGGCTCTGCAAGGCACAGTTTGCCAAGTGGTTGAGACGCGAGAATCATTAGATTATTCCCATGATTTAAGCTGCAAATTTGCGAATAAATTTCCTGCCTTTGGGAAAGACGAAGTTGGTGATTTTGATTTTCCTATTTCGAAACGGATATTGCCAGCCGGTGCGGAACGTAAATGGCAAAATATCGAGGTTGTTACCATGGGGCATACCGTTTGGGTTAGCACCACAACTGTGAATTTGCGGGAAAAGCCAAGTTCCCAAGCACCAACCCGGGAGTATATCGTTGATCCCTACGGTGAGCGACTGCCTTCTCTTCCAAAAGGCACTAAGGTAATTGTACACGCCAGAACGAAGGCAAAGGAAAGAATCGGTACGAAAGAGAATTACTGGTATCTTATTAGCGTCGATGCCACCGATTATGTTTGGGCATTCGGGGAATATTTCGTCCGTTAGGTTACCTACTGCGCCTAACAAATTTTACAAGCTGCGCCCCTGCGGTGCCGTGGCTCCTCGGGTGCTCGGCCTTTCGCGGCGAAGATCGCAGATGACGCGCAAGCGGGACGCTTGCTTTTGCGCGTCACTGCGAGCCGCTCCAGGCACATTTTGACTTGAAGCGAAGACGCTCCAAGTCAAAACGTCTTGTAAAATCCGCGTTGTGTGCAATAGCAAGACAAATAAACCTATCTTGAGGAGTAACGTGTGAAACTACTAAGCAAGACCAATTTAATCCTATTTTGGCTCTTTGTGGCAACGCAGCTGCAGGCTAACTTTTTGCGTGACGGCATTAAGGAAATCGGCGGTGGTATCAGTGGTACCACTCACCAGCAATACAATTACACACAATTTGGCTTCGAGGTGGCGCCCACTTTTGCATATTACTTTTCAGCGCATTGGTTCGCGGCCACCGGAGTAAATGTTGGCTATTTCTACCAAACTACGCGGCACCAGAATTTCAATTACACGATCTCTTATGCGCAGCTGTACCCGAAGGTAGGCATTGGCTACTATACTATTATATCGGAAAACCTGGCGTTTGCAATACCGGTATTTATCTATCATGAGTTCAATTTTGGCACATTTGGCAATCGGAGTGAGCCTAATGCAAGCTATTACGATGGCGGCGCGTATAGCATCTGCAGTGACCCCCGAAAACCGGACAGCTTAACCTGCTGCCATTAGGTTCCTGTATTCAACCGGCGAACGCATCTTCAAGCCTTTATGGGGCGCATGATGGTTGTAGTCATGCATCCAGTCTGAAATCTGCGGCATTACTTTCCACGCGGATTCAAGGCGATTTATGTAAACGTAATCGCGCTTGAATGTTTTCACAAATGCTTCGGCCATACCGTTGCTTTCAGGGCTATAGGCAGGCGTCGTGCAGACTTGAAAGCCGATGGAAGATGCAAAATGAACCGTTTCACGGCTCGTGAATTGTGGGCCATTATCACTGAGCAGTTGAATGGTGTGTGGGCATTCAGCCTTGCCAAAGCGCTCTTCGACTGCACCGAGCAGCATGTCGCGAATGTTCAGACCGTCGATGCCGACGGTGCTGCTAAAGTGATTGATGACTTGCCGATCGTGGCAATCCAGACAAACGCACCCAGACGTGAGTGCCATCCCAGGTAAGCACGCCAAATATATCCATGCACCAGCGCACGTCACTTTTCGCCGTGATGATTCTGCCATCATGCACAAGGGTGCGACGGCTTGCAACTTTTTGCAGCAGCAACTGGTGCACCTTCATCAATCGGTAGACGCGCTTCTTATTCACGCGTGAAAAGCCTTGTTTTTCAAGGGTTTTGTTGAGCATTGCTGTCACGCGTCTATACCCGTAAGTCGGTCTTTCATCACAGATGCGTCGGATTTCCGGCAGTACTCGTTCATCTACCGTCTGGTCGGTTTTATTTCCGCGTCGTGAGGATTTCAAGCTTTCATAGAGGTTGGATCGAGATACGCGCAATACATCCGCTACCTGATTCACTCGAAACCCTCGATGCCGCGCAATGGCTTGTGCGAGATCAGTTTTTTTTCGCGTCCAATACGCACGGCTTCCTTGAGGATTTCAACTTCTTCCGTCTTACGACCCAAAATGCTCTCCAGCCGACGGATGCGCTCTTGGAGCTGCCTGACCTGCGATACGGGCAATACTTCCTCTTCGCTGCCAACAGCCGTCAGAGCGCCAGCCTCTTTCAGCTTTTTCCA
The sequence above is a segment of the Turneriella parva DSM 21527 genome. Coding sequences within it:
- a CDS encoding SH3 domain-containing protein codes for the protein MKKLPILFLIFLSIDCSEPQAKNSAVIPEKEFRDIITQSQFYSGAGAGFFRFELKFTKDMKYSLAFAGGHTGWESAGTYAIKSNTAILNVQSCSGDLISADVCQKALQGTVCQVVETRESLDYSHDLSCKFANKFPAFGKDEVGDFDFPISKRILPAGAERKWQNIEVVTMGHTVWVSTTTVNLREKPSSQAPTREYIVDPYGERLPSLPKGTKVIVHARTKAKERIGTKENYWYLISVDATDYVWAFGEYFVR